The genomic interval TTAAATGAAGCTCATTCTTCGAATGAGTAAGCTATTCACATAAAATCATAGATTTTAGTTCTCTGTTTATAAGATATTCATTAAATTCTCGACATACCAACTTGGTATGCCTTCTAATTCACTGAAATCTTATAATTCAGAAACTTACAGCATATTATCGGGAGTTATATGAATAATCAGGTTTAAAAATTATAATAGGGAGTTATTAAAATGAGAATTATGGGAAATTTTAATGGACTAAAAGAAAGACTGTATTCTTTTTTTAAAATTAACTTAAGGAAGAATTTATTCACACTAAAGTTAGTAATTCCATTAGCATGGGTATTCACAATATACTATATTTATACTCATAAAACAATTCCAAAATCCAATTTAATAATAAATATTATAGGTAGTTCTATTATTTTATTAACAGGTTTTGCTTCAATTGAATCGTGTAAGACAGATTTTGAAAGAGATTTTGTATATATTCTTAATAATATAGCTAATTATATATGGATCATAGATTTGAAAAAAAATAAAATAAAAGTATATTATAGACATGCTGATTACTTTGTTGATTGTAAAATAGGTTATGTGGAGACTTTGTATGATTTGCTATATTTAATACACCCAGATGATAGAGGGGTAATTCATGATTTAATGGATAACAAATTTAAACATATTGAAGAAGCTTTTGAAACAGGAATGAGAATTAAAGGTTATGGTAACAGTTGGAGATTATTTAAAATAAAAGGAAATGTAACTCAAACAGAGTTTGCGTATGGTTTTGCGTATGATACAACTAATGAAGATAGAAGCAATAATAGAATAATTTTAAATAGTGAAAAAAAATTAAACAATTTAGTTCAAAATATGAATAGCAATTATATTTTAATAGAGTTAAATGATGATGGTAGCTTTGGTAAGCACCTGGACGCTAATGATAATTTGCTGAAAATTTTTAATTGTACAAGAGAAGATTTATTAAATAAAACTCCATATGAAATAAATATAAAACCACATATAATAAAAAAATTAGAAAACATTGACATGAAAAACAATAATGAAATAGAGTATTCGTTTATTTGTAGTACAGGAGATGTTAGGCATGTATTACTGAACAGATACGATATATGTATAAATGAAAAAAAAGCTGCAATAATAATATCTAAAGATATTACAAATATCAAAAATATGCAGTTAGATATTAAAAATAGTGAGGAGATTTATAGAATATTTTTCGAGATATTACCTGATGCTATCTTTGTAACTGAAAATGGTTTAATAACTTACGTAAATCCTGCAGGTGTAAGCATGTTTAAATTTAATAATAAAGAGGATTTGATAAATGAAAAGTTTATGTCGTTTATTCATCCAGAATATCATGATAAATTATATAACCTAAAAAAAGAAAATGATAAAAAATATATCGAAGCTTTAGTAATTAATAATTATGGGCAAGAAACAAATGTTGAAATTGCATATTCTACATTTGTTGATG from Abyssisolibacter fermentans carries:
- a CDS encoding sensor histidine kinase encodes the protein MRIMGNFNGLKERLYSFFKINLRKNLFTLKLVIPLAWVFTIYYIYTHKTIPKSNLIINIIGSSIILLTGFASIESCKTDFERDFVYILNNIANYIWIIDLKKNKIKVYYRHADYFVDCKIGYVETLYDLLYLIHPDDRGVIHDLMDNKFKHIEEAFETGMRIKGYGNSWRLFKIKGNVTQTEFAYGFAYDTTNEDRSNNRIILNSEKKLNNLVQNMNSNYILIELNDDGSFGKHLDANDNLLKIFNCTREDLLNKTPYEINIKPHIIKKLENIDMKNNNEIEYSFICSTGDVRHVLLNRYDICINEKKAAIIISKDITNIKNMQLDIKNSEEIYRIFFEILPDAIFVTENGLITYVNPAGVSMFKFNNKEDLINEKFMSFIHPEYHDKLYNLKKENDKKYIEALVINNYGQETNVEIAYSTFVDGSSKANTVVILRDITKYVQAQEKMNDIINKNTEFLKQIIRDFKLKEELFSNLSHDFKTPLNIILGVIQLLRKFNDDSNIKNNDQKVKRYLSVMSQNCFRLLRLINNLTDLVKSDTGYLNLNLENVDIVKLLEDIVMSVVEFVENKGVEIVFDTNIEEKIILIDIDKIERTILNLLSNAIKNCKKGDLIKVNLICNDSNIRIVVEDTGTGIPKDKLKCIFERFSHFDKSRGGSINGSGIGLTLVKSFVDLHNGKIHVESELNVGTKFYIDIPFNQADKEKNVNNNMVIKDSNMILERINHELSDIYLD